The following are from one region of the Rhinoraja longicauda isolate Sanriku21f chromosome 3, sRhiLon1.1, whole genome shotgun sequence genome:
- the pja2 gene encoding E3 ubiquitin-protein ligase Praja-2 isoform X3: MRSMMRHLGGKLFVMGQDSGKAAWPRPAGGYQTVTGRRYGRRHAYVSFRPSIAKPWKHLKDSDHQWEGMELNTVSKDNGLSASGILSTNELLSQCTGYDQTMDPKRDVDFEPQKENRFLSSPLNQRLFQCESNEFVLPSAKEPLGNYLDSQNTETPKWSIPSNFFETTSRSQTGIGLVKMDSYEPESSEGEDEDSATHLSLQKEGKLQKRLDTMLSELEKGVDYLNGLQSYLSAVIHDGSNQQIEPPCSVSMDTLSNMDIAVKAHQSESKEHQNTSPTSENVQENNGYVKMEEIKERRERNLDKSSLSVQTEGNIFCCTTEQPSSSEMVVRPKVRKERTDTHSKRDLHSPDELYGHCTKEMTGNIECCGSNFALCNCMDKIHNDSKTDSESNVKGTTGIHKEQATNQQENPGNTIAENSFWDEFENDCNIGEESSSLSSGEEWSAIWTSDFVLEKMHSSDESWETLSGVEEQPTEPNSISSSLDEESFQHCFTVGREPTSLEEGEIPWVAFNEESNSSSSSSSSSTDETEGLGQLGHSGLIILNDSNNFEDDSSISEDLDMEWRLLDELGEGLAAQAISSVDPQLLTFMALEERLAQAMEAALAHLESLAIDGEQAPPPAPKETIECLPQVPITEEHNGLEQSCVICCSEYVKEDLVTELPCHHLFHRPCVTLWLQKSGTCPVCRHNLTSTLLESATAAAATFLSEPGTPPTRDGPTIR, encoded by the exons TGATGGGTCAAGATTCTGGAAAAGCAGCCTGGCCCAGACCAGCAGGAGGTTATCAGACTGTCACTGGAAgaagatatgggagaaggcatgcTTATGTTAGCTTTCGACCCTCTATTGCCAAGCCatggaaacatttaaaagacagtgatCACCAGTGGGAAGGAATGGAGCTAAACACTGTTTCAAAAGATAATGGTTTAT CTGCCAGTGGAATCTTATCAACAAATGAGTTGCTTTCACAATGCACTGGATATGACCAAACTATGGATCCCAAAAGAGATGTGGATTTTGAGCCTCAAAAGGAGAATAGATTTTTGTCATCACCTCTGAATCAAAGACTTTTTCAATGCGAGTCCAATGAATTTGTTTTACCCAGTGCTAAAGAACCATTAGGCAATTATTTAGATAGCCAAAATACAGAAACCCCCAAGTGGTCGATTCCTAGTAATTTTTTTGAGACTACCTCCAGAAGTCAGACTGGCATTGGTCTTGTAAAGATGGATTCATATGAACCAGAAAGCAGTGAAGGAGAGGATGAGGATTCAGCTACTCATTTGTCCTTACAAAAAGAAGGAAAACTTCAGAAAAGATTGGACACAATGCTTTCAGAGTTAGAAAAAGGTGTTGATTATCTTAATGGGCTACAGTCCTACCTCTCAGCTGTAATCCATGATGGTAGCAACCAGCAGATTGAGCCACCATGTTCTGTGTCAATGGATACTTTGTCCAATATGGACATTGCCGTTAAAGCACATCAAAGTGAATCGAAAGAACATCAGAACACTTCACCAACATCAGAaaatgtgcaagaaaataacgGCTATGTCAAGATGGAGGAAATTAAAGAAAGAAGGGAAAGGAATCTTGATAAGAGCTCATTGAGTGTTCAAACTGAAGGAAATATATTCTGTTGCACGACAGAACAACCAAGCTCCTCGGAAATGGTAGTAAGACCAAAAGTTAGAAAGGAGAGAACTGACACTCATTCCAAAAGGGATCTGCACTCGCCTGATGAGCTTTACGGCCATTGTACGAAGGAAATGACGGGTAATATTGAATGTTGTGGATCAAATTTTGCCTTGTGCAATTGCATGGATAAAATCCATAACGATTCAAAAACTGATTCTGAATCCAATGTCAAAGGAACTACAGGCATTCATAAGGAACAGGCTACCAACCAACAAGAAAATCCTGGTAATACCATAGCAGAAAACAGCTTCTGGGATGAATTTGAAAATGATTGCAACATTGGGGAAGAGAG CAGCTCTTTAAGCAGTGGTGAGGAGTGGTCAGCAATATGGACCTCTGATTTTGTCTTAGAAAAAATGCACTCTAGTGATGAAAGCTGGGAAACCTTATCAGGAGTCGAAGAACAGCCAACTGAACCAAACAGCATTAGTAGCAGCTTGGATGAAGAATCTTTTCAGCACTGCTTTACTGTAGG CAGAGAACCAACCTCTTTGGAGGAAGGAGAGATTCCCTGGGTGGCATTTAATGAAGAAAGCAATAGCTCTagtagtagcagcagcagcagcactgatgagactgaagggtTAGGTCAACTTGGGCATTCAGGACTTATAATTCTGAATGATAGTAACAATTTTGAAGATGATTCCAGCATAAGTGAAGACTTGGATATGGAATGGAG ATTGCTAGATGAACTTGGTGAAGGGCTTGCAGCTCAAGCGATATCATCCGTTGATCCACAGCTCCTTACATTCATGGCCCTCGAAGAGCGATTGGCTCAAGCAATGGAG GCTGCTTTGGCACATCTGGAGTCTCTGGCCATAGATGGGGAACAGGCTCCACCTCCAGCTCCCAAGGAAACAATTGAATGCTTACCACAAGTTCCAATCACTGAAGAACATAATG GCCTGGAGCAATCCTGTGTTATCTGTTGCAGTGAATATGTGAAAGAAGATTTGGTAACAGAATTACCATGTCACCATCTGTTTCATAGGCCATGTGTAACTCTCTGGTTACAGAAG TCTGGGACATGCCCTGTTTGTCGTCACAATCTCACATCAACACTTCTGGaatctgctactgctgctgctgctacattTTTGTCAGAACCAGGAACCCCTCCTACGCGAGATGGTCCAACAATCCGATGA
- the pja2 gene encoding E3 ubiquitin-protein ligase Praja-2 isoform X2 encodes MRSMMRHLGGKLFVMGQDSGKAAWPRPAGGYQTVTGRRYGRRHAYVSFRPSIAKPWKHLKDSDHQWEGMELNTVSKDNGLSASGILSTNELLSQCTGYDQTMDPKRDVDFEPQKENRFLSSPLNQRLFQCESNEFVLPSAKEPLGNYLDSQNTETPKWSIPSNFFETTSRSQTGIGLVKMDSYEPESSEGEDEDSATHLSLQKEGKLQKRLDTMLSELEKGVDYLNGLQSYLSAVIHDGSNQQIEPPCSVSMDTLSNMDIAVKAHQSESKEHQNTSPTSENVQENNGYVKMEEIKERRERNLDKSSLSVQTEGNIFCCTTEQPSSSEMVVRPKVRKERTDTHSKRDLHSPDELYGHCTKEMTGNIECCGSNFALCNCMDKIHNDSKTDSESNVKGTTGIHKEQATNQQENPGNTIAENSFWDEFENDCNIGEERSSSLSSGEEWSAIWTSDFVLEKMHSSDESWETLSGVEEQPTEPNSISSSLDEESFQHCFTVGEPTSLEEGEIPWVAFNEESNSSSSSSSSSTDETEGLGQLGHSGLIILNDSNNFEDDSSISEDLDMEWRLLDELGEGLAAQAISSVDPQLLTFMALEERLAQAMEAALAHLESLAIDGEQAPPPAPKETIECLPQVPITEEHNGLEQSCVICCSEYVKEDLVTELPCHHLFHRPCVTLWLQKSGTCPVCRHNLTSTLLESATAAAATFLSEPGTPPTRDGPTIR; translated from the exons TGATGGGTCAAGATTCTGGAAAAGCAGCCTGGCCCAGACCAGCAGGAGGTTATCAGACTGTCACTGGAAgaagatatgggagaaggcatgcTTATGTTAGCTTTCGACCCTCTATTGCCAAGCCatggaaacatttaaaagacagtgatCACCAGTGGGAAGGAATGGAGCTAAACACTGTTTCAAAAGATAATGGTTTAT CTGCCAGTGGAATCTTATCAACAAATGAGTTGCTTTCACAATGCACTGGATATGACCAAACTATGGATCCCAAAAGAGATGTGGATTTTGAGCCTCAAAAGGAGAATAGATTTTTGTCATCACCTCTGAATCAAAGACTTTTTCAATGCGAGTCCAATGAATTTGTTTTACCCAGTGCTAAAGAACCATTAGGCAATTATTTAGATAGCCAAAATACAGAAACCCCCAAGTGGTCGATTCCTAGTAATTTTTTTGAGACTACCTCCAGAAGTCAGACTGGCATTGGTCTTGTAAAGATGGATTCATATGAACCAGAAAGCAGTGAAGGAGAGGATGAGGATTCAGCTACTCATTTGTCCTTACAAAAAGAAGGAAAACTTCAGAAAAGATTGGACACAATGCTTTCAGAGTTAGAAAAAGGTGTTGATTATCTTAATGGGCTACAGTCCTACCTCTCAGCTGTAATCCATGATGGTAGCAACCAGCAGATTGAGCCACCATGTTCTGTGTCAATGGATACTTTGTCCAATATGGACATTGCCGTTAAAGCACATCAAAGTGAATCGAAAGAACATCAGAACACTTCACCAACATCAGAaaatgtgcaagaaaataacgGCTATGTCAAGATGGAGGAAATTAAAGAAAGAAGGGAAAGGAATCTTGATAAGAGCTCATTGAGTGTTCAAACTGAAGGAAATATATTCTGTTGCACGACAGAACAACCAAGCTCCTCGGAAATGGTAGTAAGACCAAAAGTTAGAAAGGAGAGAACTGACACTCATTCCAAAAGGGATCTGCACTCGCCTGATGAGCTTTACGGCCATTGTACGAAGGAAATGACGGGTAATATTGAATGTTGTGGATCAAATTTTGCCTTGTGCAATTGCATGGATAAAATCCATAACGATTCAAAAACTGATTCTGAATCCAATGTCAAAGGAACTACAGGCATTCATAAGGAACAGGCTACCAACCAACAAGAAAATCCTGGTAATACCATAGCAGAAAACAGCTTCTGGGATGAATTTGAAAATGATTGCAACATTGGGGAAGAGAG AAGCAGCTCTTTAAGCAGTGGTGAGGAGTGGTCAGCAATATGGACCTCTGATTTTGTCTTAGAAAAAATGCACTCTAGTGATGAAAGCTGGGAAACCTTATCAGGAGTCGAAGAACAGCCAACTGAACCAAACAGCATTAGTAGCAGCTTGGATGAAGAATCTTTTCAGCACTGCTTTACTGTAGG AGAACCAACCTCTTTGGAGGAAGGAGAGATTCCCTGGGTGGCATTTAATGAAGAAAGCAATAGCTCTagtagtagcagcagcagcagcactgatgagactgaagggtTAGGTCAACTTGGGCATTCAGGACTTATAATTCTGAATGATAGTAACAATTTTGAAGATGATTCCAGCATAAGTGAAGACTTGGATATGGAATGGAG ATTGCTAGATGAACTTGGTGAAGGGCTTGCAGCTCAAGCGATATCATCCGTTGATCCACAGCTCCTTACATTCATGGCCCTCGAAGAGCGATTGGCTCAAGCAATGGAG GCTGCTTTGGCACATCTGGAGTCTCTGGCCATAGATGGGGAACAGGCTCCACCTCCAGCTCCCAAGGAAACAATTGAATGCTTACCACAAGTTCCAATCACTGAAGAACATAATG GCCTGGAGCAATCCTGTGTTATCTGTTGCAGTGAATATGTGAAAGAAGATTTGGTAACAGAATTACCATGTCACCATCTGTTTCATAGGCCATGTGTAACTCTCTGGTTACAGAAG TCTGGGACATGCCCTGTTTGTCGTCACAATCTCACATCAACACTTCTGGaatctgctactgctgctgctgctacattTTTGTCAGAACCAGGAACCCCTCCTACGCGAGATGGTCCAACAATCCGATGA
- the pja2 gene encoding E3 ubiquitin-protein ligase Praja-2 isoform X1 — protein MRSMMRHLGGKLFVMGQDSGKAAWPRPAGGYQTVTGRRYGRRHAYVSFRPSIAKPWKHLKDSDHQWEGMELNTVSKDNGLSASGILSTNELLSQCTGYDQTMDPKRDVDFEPQKENRFLSSPLNQRLFQCESNEFVLPSAKEPLGNYLDSQNTETPKWSIPSNFFETTSRSQTGIGLVKMDSYEPESSEGEDEDSATHLSLQKEGKLQKRLDTMLSELEKGVDYLNGLQSYLSAVIHDGSNQQIEPPCSVSMDTLSNMDIAVKAHQSESKEHQNTSPTSENVQENNGYVKMEEIKERRERNLDKSSLSVQTEGNIFCCTTEQPSSSEMVVRPKVRKERTDTHSKRDLHSPDELYGHCTKEMTGNIECCGSNFALCNCMDKIHNDSKTDSESNVKGTTGIHKEQATNQQENPGNTIAENSFWDEFENDCNIGEERSSSLSSGEEWSAIWTSDFVLEKMHSSDESWETLSGVEEQPTEPNSISSSLDEESFQHCFTVGREPTSLEEGEIPWVAFNEESNSSSSSSSSSTDETEGLGQLGHSGLIILNDSNNFEDDSSISEDLDMEWRLLDELGEGLAAQAISSVDPQLLTFMALEERLAQAMEAALAHLESLAIDGEQAPPPAPKETIECLPQVPITEEHNGLEQSCVICCSEYVKEDLVTELPCHHLFHRPCVTLWLQKSGTCPVCRHNLTSTLLESATAAAATFLSEPGTPPTRDGPTIR, from the exons TGATGGGTCAAGATTCTGGAAAAGCAGCCTGGCCCAGACCAGCAGGAGGTTATCAGACTGTCACTGGAAgaagatatgggagaaggcatgcTTATGTTAGCTTTCGACCCTCTATTGCCAAGCCatggaaacatttaaaagacagtgatCACCAGTGGGAAGGAATGGAGCTAAACACTGTTTCAAAAGATAATGGTTTAT CTGCCAGTGGAATCTTATCAACAAATGAGTTGCTTTCACAATGCACTGGATATGACCAAACTATGGATCCCAAAAGAGATGTGGATTTTGAGCCTCAAAAGGAGAATAGATTTTTGTCATCACCTCTGAATCAAAGACTTTTTCAATGCGAGTCCAATGAATTTGTTTTACCCAGTGCTAAAGAACCATTAGGCAATTATTTAGATAGCCAAAATACAGAAACCCCCAAGTGGTCGATTCCTAGTAATTTTTTTGAGACTACCTCCAGAAGTCAGACTGGCATTGGTCTTGTAAAGATGGATTCATATGAACCAGAAAGCAGTGAAGGAGAGGATGAGGATTCAGCTACTCATTTGTCCTTACAAAAAGAAGGAAAACTTCAGAAAAGATTGGACACAATGCTTTCAGAGTTAGAAAAAGGTGTTGATTATCTTAATGGGCTACAGTCCTACCTCTCAGCTGTAATCCATGATGGTAGCAACCAGCAGATTGAGCCACCATGTTCTGTGTCAATGGATACTTTGTCCAATATGGACATTGCCGTTAAAGCACATCAAAGTGAATCGAAAGAACATCAGAACACTTCACCAACATCAGAaaatgtgcaagaaaataacgGCTATGTCAAGATGGAGGAAATTAAAGAAAGAAGGGAAAGGAATCTTGATAAGAGCTCATTGAGTGTTCAAACTGAAGGAAATATATTCTGTTGCACGACAGAACAACCAAGCTCCTCGGAAATGGTAGTAAGACCAAAAGTTAGAAAGGAGAGAACTGACACTCATTCCAAAAGGGATCTGCACTCGCCTGATGAGCTTTACGGCCATTGTACGAAGGAAATGACGGGTAATATTGAATGTTGTGGATCAAATTTTGCCTTGTGCAATTGCATGGATAAAATCCATAACGATTCAAAAACTGATTCTGAATCCAATGTCAAAGGAACTACAGGCATTCATAAGGAACAGGCTACCAACCAACAAGAAAATCCTGGTAATACCATAGCAGAAAACAGCTTCTGGGATGAATTTGAAAATGATTGCAACATTGGGGAAGAGAG AAGCAGCTCTTTAAGCAGTGGTGAGGAGTGGTCAGCAATATGGACCTCTGATTTTGTCTTAGAAAAAATGCACTCTAGTGATGAAAGCTGGGAAACCTTATCAGGAGTCGAAGAACAGCCAACTGAACCAAACAGCATTAGTAGCAGCTTGGATGAAGAATCTTTTCAGCACTGCTTTACTGTAGG CAGAGAACCAACCTCTTTGGAGGAAGGAGAGATTCCCTGGGTGGCATTTAATGAAGAAAGCAATAGCTCTagtagtagcagcagcagcagcactgatgagactgaagggtTAGGTCAACTTGGGCATTCAGGACTTATAATTCTGAATGATAGTAACAATTTTGAAGATGATTCCAGCATAAGTGAAGACTTGGATATGGAATGGAG ATTGCTAGATGAACTTGGTGAAGGGCTTGCAGCTCAAGCGATATCATCCGTTGATCCACAGCTCCTTACATTCATGGCCCTCGAAGAGCGATTGGCTCAAGCAATGGAG GCTGCTTTGGCACATCTGGAGTCTCTGGCCATAGATGGGGAACAGGCTCCACCTCCAGCTCCCAAGGAAACAATTGAATGCTTACCACAAGTTCCAATCACTGAAGAACATAATG GCCTGGAGCAATCCTGTGTTATCTGTTGCAGTGAATATGTGAAAGAAGATTTGGTAACAGAATTACCATGTCACCATCTGTTTCATAGGCCATGTGTAACTCTCTGGTTACAGAAG TCTGGGACATGCCCTGTTTGTCGTCACAATCTCACATCAACACTTCTGGaatctgctactgctgctgctgctacattTTTGTCAGAACCAGGAACCCCTCCTACGCGAGATGGTCCAACAATCCGATGA
- the pja2 gene encoding E3 ubiquitin-protein ligase Praja-2 isoform X5, protein MRSMMRHLGGKLFVMGQDSGKAAWPRPAGGYQTVTGRRYGRRHAYVSFRPSIAKPWKHLKDSDHQWEGMELNTVSKDNGLSASGILSTNELLSQCTGYDQTMDPKRDVDFEPQKENRFLSSPLNQRLFQCESNEFVLPSAKEPLGNYLDSQNTETPKWSIPSNFFETTSRSQTGIGLVKMDSYEPESSEGEDEDSATHLSLQKEGKLQKRLDTMLSELEKGVDYLNGLQSYLSAVIHDGSNQQIEPPCSVSMDTLSNMDIAVKAHQSESKEHQNTSPTSENVQENNGYVKMEEIKERRERNLDKSSLSVQTEGNIFCCTTEQPSSSEMVVRPKVRKERTDTHSKRDLHSPDELYGHCTKEMTGNIECCGSNFALCNCMDKIHNDSKTDSESNVKGTTGIHKEQATNQQENPGNTIAENSFWDEFENDCNIGEERSSSLSSGEEWSAIWTSDFVLEKMHSSDESWETLSGVEEQPTEPNSISSSLDEESFQHCFTVGLLDELGEGLAAQAISSVDPQLLTFMALEERLAQAMEAALAHLESLAIDGEQAPPPAPKETIECLPQVPITEEHNGLEQSCVICCSEYVKEDLVTELPCHHLFHRPCVTLWLQKSGTCPVCRHNLTSTLLESATAAAATFLSEPGTPPTRDGPTIR, encoded by the exons TGATGGGTCAAGATTCTGGAAAAGCAGCCTGGCCCAGACCAGCAGGAGGTTATCAGACTGTCACTGGAAgaagatatgggagaaggcatgcTTATGTTAGCTTTCGACCCTCTATTGCCAAGCCatggaaacatttaaaagacagtgatCACCAGTGGGAAGGAATGGAGCTAAACACTGTTTCAAAAGATAATGGTTTAT CTGCCAGTGGAATCTTATCAACAAATGAGTTGCTTTCACAATGCACTGGATATGACCAAACTATGGATCCCAAAAGAGATGTGGATTTTGAGCCTCAAAAGGAGAATAGATTTTTGTCATCACCTCTGAATCAAAGACTTTTTCAATGCGAGTCCAATGAATTTGTTTTACCCAGTGCTAAAGAACCATTAGGCAATTATTTAGATAGCCAAAATACAGAAACCCCCAAGTGGTCGATTCCTAGTAATTTTTTTGAGACTACCTCCAGAAGTCAGACTGGCATTGGTCTTGTAAAGATGGATTCATATGAACCAGAAAGCAGTGAAGGAGAGGATGAGGATTCAGCTACTCATTTGTCCTTACAAAAAGAAGGAAAACTTCAGAAAAGATTGGACACAATGCTTTCAGAGTTAGAAAAAGGTGTTGATTATCTTAATGGGCTACAGTCCTACCTCTCAGCTGTAATCCATGATGGTAGCAACCAGCAGATTGAGCCACCATGTTCTGTGTCAATGGATACTTTGTCCAATATGGACATTGCCGTTAAAGCACATCAAAGTGAATCGAAAGAACATCAGAACACTTCACCAACATCAGAaaatgtgcaagaaaataacgGCTATGTCAAGATGGAGGAAATTAAAGAAAGAAGGGAAAGGAATCTTGATAAGAGCTCATTGAGTGTTCAAACTGAAGGAAATATATTCTGTTGCACGACAGAACAACCAAGCTCCTCGGAAATGGTAGTAAGACCAAAAGTTAGAAAGGAGAGAACTGACACTCATTCCAAAAGGGATCTGCACTCGCCTGATGAGCTTTACGGCCATTGTACGAAGGAAATGACGGGTAATATTGAATGTTGTGGATCAAATTTTGCCTTGTGCAATTGCATGGATAAAATCCATAACGATTCAAAAACTGATTCTGAATCCAATGTCAAAGGAACTACAGGCATTCATAAGGAACAGGCTACCAACCAACAAGAAAATCCTGGTAATACCATAGCAGAAAACAGCTTCTGGGATGAATTTGAAAATGATTGCAACATTGGGGAAGAGAG AAGCAGCTCTTTAAGCAGTGGTGAGGAGTGGTCAGCAATATGGACCTCTGATTTTGTCTTAGAAAAAATGCACTCTAGTGATGAAAGCTGGGAAACCTTATCAGGAGTCGAAGAACAGCCAACTGAACCAAACAGCATTAGTAGCAGCTTGGATGAAGAATCTTTTCAGCACTGCTTTACTGTAGG ATTGCTAGATGAACTTGGTGAAGGGCTTGCAGCTCAAGCGATATCATCCGTTGATCCACAGCTCCTTACATTCATGGCCCTCGAAGAGCGATTGGCTCAAGCAATGGAG GCTGCTTTGGCACATCTGGAGTCTCTGGCCATAGATGGGGAACAGGCTCCACCTCCAGCTCCCAAGGAAACAATTGAATGCTTACCACAAGTTCCAATCACTGAAGAACATAATG GCCTGGAGCAATCCTGTGTTATCTGTTGCAGTGAATATGTGAAAGAAGATTTGGTAACAGAATTACCATGTCACCATCTGTTTCATAGGCCATGTGTAACTCTCTGGTTACAGAAG TCTGGGACATGCCCTGTTTGTCGTCACAATCTCACATCAACACTTCTGGaatctgctactgctgctgctgctacattTTTGTCAGAACCAGGAACCCCTCCTACGCGAGATGGTCCAACAATCCGATGA
- the pja2 gene encoding E3 ubiquitin-protein ligase Praja-2 isoform X4: MGQDSGKAAWPRPAGGYQTVTGRRYGRRHAYVSFRPSIAKPWKHLKDSDHQWEGMELNTVSKDNGLSASGILSTNELLSQCTGYDQTMDPKRDVDFEPQKENRFLSSPLNQRLFQCESNEFVLPSAKEPLGNYLDSQNTETPKWSIPSNFFETTSRSQTGIGLVKMDSYEPESSEGEDEDSATHLSLQKEGKLQKRLDTMLSELEKGVDYLNGLQSYLSAVIHDGSNQQIEPPCSVSMDTLSNMDIAVKAHQSESKEHQNTSPTSENVQENNGYVKMEEIKERRERNLDKSSLSVQTEGNIFCCTTEQPSSSEMVVRPKVRKERTDTHSKRDLHSPDELYGHCTKEMTGNIECCGSNFALCNCMDKIHNDSKTDSESNVKGTTGIHKEQATNQQENPGNTIAENSFWDEFENDCNIGEERSSSLSSGEEWSAIWTSDFVLEKMHSSDESWETLSGVEEQPTEPNSISSSLDEESFQHCFTVGREPTSLEEGEIPWVAFNEESNSSSSSSSSSTDETEGLGQLGHSGLIILNDSNNFEDDSSISEDLDMEWRLLDELGEGLAAQAISSVDPQLLTFMALEERLAQAMEAALAHLESLAIDGEQAPPPAPKETIECLPQVPITEEHNGLEQSCVICCSEYVKEDLVTELPCHHLFHRPCVTLWLQKSGTCPVCRHNLTSTLLESATAAAATFLSEPGTPPTRDGPTIR, from the exons ATGGGTCAAGATTCTGGAAAAGCAGCCTGGCCCAGACCAGCAGGAGGTTATCAGACTGTCACTGGAAgaagatatgggagaaggcatgcTTATGTTAGCTTTCGACCCTCTATTGCCAAGCCatggaaacatttaaaagacagtgatCACCAGTGGGAAGGAATGGAGCTAAACACTGTTTCAAAAGATAATGGTTTAT CTGCCAGTGGAATCTTATCAACAAATGAGTTGCTTTCACAATGCACTGGATATGACCAAACTATGGATCCCAAAAGAGATGTGGATTTTGAGCCTCAAAAGGAGAATAGATTTTTGTCATCACCTCTGAATCAAAGACTTTTTCAATGCGAGTCCAATGAATTTGTTTTACCCAGTGCTAAAGAACCATTAGGCAATTATTTAGATAGCCAAAATACAGAAACCCCCAAGTGGTCGATTCCTAGTAATTTTTTTGAGACTACCTCCAGAAGTCAGACTGGCATTGGTCTTGTAAAGATGGATTCATATGAACCAGAAAGCAGTGAAGGAGAGGATGAGGATTCAGCTACTCATTTGTCCTTACAAAAAGAAGGAAAACTTCAGAAAAGATTGGACACAATGCTTTCAGAGTTAGAAAAAGGTGTTGATTATCTTAATGGGCTACAGTCCTACCTCTCAGCTGTAATCCATGATGGTAGCAACCAGCAGATTGAGCCACCATGTTCTGTGTCAATGGATACTTTGTCCAATATGGACATTGCCGTTAAAGCACATCAAAGTGAATCGAAAGAACATCAGAACACTTCACCAACATCAGAaaatgtgcaagaaaataacgGCTATGTCAAGATGGAGGAAATTAAAGAAAGAAGGGAAAGGAATCTTGATAAGAGCTCATTGAGTGTTCAAACTGAAGGAAATATATTCTGTTGCACGACAGAACAACCAAGCTCCTCGGAAATGGTAGTAAGACCAAAAGTTAGAAAGGAGAGAACTGACACTCATTCCAAAAGGGATCTGCACTCGCCTGATGAGCTTTACGGCCATTGTACGAAGGAAATGACGGGTAATATTGAATGTTGTGGATCAAATTTTGCCTTGTGCAATTGCATGGATAAAATCCATAACGATTCAAAAACTGATTCTGAATCCAATGTCAAAGGAACTACAGGCATTCATAAGGAACAGGCTACCAACCAACAAGAAAATCCTGGTAATACCATAGCAGAAAACAGCTTCTGGGATGAATTTGAAAATGATTGCAACATTGGGGAAGAGAG AAGCAGCTCTTTAAGCAGTGGTGAGGAGTGGTCAGCAATATGGACCTCTGATTTTGTCTTAGAAAAAATGCACTCTAGTGATGAAAGCTGGGAAACCTTATCAGGAGTCGAAGAACAGCCAACTGAACCAAACAGCATTAGTAGCAGCTTGGATGAAGAATCTTTTCAGCACTGCTTTACTGTAGG CAGAGAACCAACCTCTTTGGAGGAAGGAGAGATTCCCTGGGTGGCATTTAATGAAGAAAGCAATAGCTCTagtagtagcagcagcagcagcactgatgagactgaagggtTAGGTCAACTTGGGCATTCAGGACTTATAATTCTGAATGATAGTAACAATTTTGAAGATGATTCCAGCATAAGTGAAGACTTGGATATGGAATGGAG ATTGCTAGATGAACTTGGTGAAGGGCTTGCAGCTCAAGCGATATCATCCGTTGATCCACAGCTCCTTACATTCATGGCCCTCGAAGAGCGATTGGCTCAAGCAATGGAG GCTGCTTTGGCACATCTGGAGTCTCTGGCCATAGATGGGGAACAGGCTCCACCTCCAGCTCCCAAGGAAACAATTGAATGCTTACCACAAGTTCCAATCACTGAAGAACATAATG GCCTGGAGCAATCCTGTGTTATCTGTTGCAGTGAATATGTGAAAGAAGATTTGGTAACAGAATTACCATGTCACCATCTGTTTCATAGGCCATGTGTAACTCTCTGGTTACAGAAG TCTGGGACATGCCCTGTTTGTCGTCACAATCTCACATCAACACTTCTGGaatctgctactgctgctgctgctacattTTTGTCAGAACCAGGAACCCCTCCTACGCGAGATGGTCCAACAATCCGATGA